In Armatimonadota bacterium, the genomic window ATGATAGGTCTAGGGAGATAGACCTCAAAGACCGCGAAGAAGAATCTACCGAAACGCGCCGCGGGTTAATCCGGCCCCGAGCGCCTTTAATGACTCCTAGCAGCGAGTTCGAGGAGGGCAAATAATGACGGATGTAAGCACATTCGATAAGATAAGGATAGCAATCGCTTCACCAGACGAAATACGTGCCTGGTCGTGCGGCGAAGTTAAGAAACCAGAGACGATAAACTACCGCACTTTTAAGCCAGAGCGAGACGGCTTGTTTTGCGAGCGAATATTTGGCCCAGTAAAAGACTGGGAATGCCATTGCGGTCGCTATAAAAAGGTTAAATTCAAGGGTATAGTTTGTGACCGGTGTGGCGTAGAGGTCACCAGGTCAAAAGTAAGGCGCGAACGCATGGGTCATATTGAACTGGCGGCGCCTGTTTGCCATATTTGGTACCTCAAGGGAGTGCCAAGTCCCCTAAGCTTAATCCTCGATATTTCGACTAAGCCGCTTGAAAAGGTCATTTATTTCGCATCTTACATTGTCACGCATGTAGACCGAGCACTAATCAATAGCGAGCTAGATGAGATTAGAGCGGCTGTGAGTGCGGAAATCGAAGCTATTAAAGAGGCTAAGGATGAAGCCATAGCTTCTATTCGCCGGTCTGCCGCAAAAGAAATGAAAGCAGCAGGCGAGGAGGAAGAGGGCGACAGCGAACTTAGCCAGAAGGAAATCGCAAGTCAAATTAGGATCGAAGAAGAAGATGCTGCCGCTCGGATTGACGAGCTCATGCAATCTTTGAAACTCCTCGAGACGATTGAAAAGCGGCAACTCATAACCGAAGATCAATACCGTTCTCTTGAGCGATTGCTATCAATGGTCAGCGCTAGAACGGGAAAAGATTTGACGGGTGTCGTAAAGGCTGGCTTGGGCGCTGCGGCGATTAAGGAACTCCTTCAAGAGATTGATTTGGAGCAGCTGGCGCGAGAGTTAAGACAAGAGATAAAGAATACACAAGGCCCGAAACGGGCTCGTGCAATTAAAAGGCTCGAGGTTGTGGAGGCTTTTATTAGCTCAAAGACTAGGCCAGAATGGATGATCCTTGAGGTGATTCCTGTTATATCGCCGGAGCTACGTCCGATGGTTCAGCTCGACGGCGGGCGGTTTGCTACGTCCGACTTGAATGACCTTTATCGGAGAATAATCAATAGAAATAATAGGCTAAAGAAAATCATCGAAATTCGCGCTCCGGAATCAATTATCAATCATGAGAAGCGTCTGCTTCAAGAAGCGGTGGATGCTTTGATAGACAACGGTCGGCGTGCACGGCCGGTTGTGGGATCGAACAATAGGCCTCTAAAGTCGCTCTCGGATATGCTGAAAGGCAAGGAAGGGCGGTTCCGCAAAAACTTGCTTGGCAAACGCGTTGACTATTCCGGTAGGTCAGTCATCGTAGTTGGTCCGCATCTAAAGCTGCACCAATGCGGTCTTCCAAAGGAAATGGCGTTGGAGCTATTTAAGCCCTTCGTCATGAAGACGCTGGTTGAGAAGCAATATACTTCGAACATCAAAACAGCAAAGCGAATGATAGACAGAATGAAACCCGAGGTATGGGATGCCCTTGAAGAGGTCATTCGCGAACATCCAGTTCTTCTTAACCGAGCTCCAACACTCCATAGGCTTGGAATACAAGCATTCGAGCCCGTGTTGGTGGATGGAAAGGCTATTCAGATACATCCATTAGTTTGCCATGGATTCAACGCAGACTTTGACGGCGACCAAATGGCAGTGCATGTACCGCTTTCAGCTACTGCGCAAGCTGAGGCGCGGGTACTTATGCTTTCAAGTCATAACCTTTTCCTGCCGGCTGATGGGCATCCAGTCGTTGCGCCAATTCAGGATATAGTACTTGGGTGCTACTACCTAACCCAAATGGCGGATGGAGAGCCACCTGAAGAGGTATTTAACGTAGATGAAGCCATTTTGGCTTATGAGTTGGGTCACCTTGATTTGCATGCGCCAATCAAAGTACGAGTCAAGGATGAGAATGGCAATTCAAGCATTCGCGTAACAACAGCTGGCAGGCTTATTTTAAACAAAATTCTGCCCGAAAAACTGCACAACTTTGATAAGGTGCTAAATAAGAAAGCTGTTGAGAACCTAGTAGCCGAATGCCACAAGCACTATGGTTCCGATAGAACTATTCAGCTACTTGATGATCTAAAGGCAATCGGCTTCGAATATGCTACGCGTGCAGGAGTGACAATTTCCATGACGGATATGGACATTCCTGCAAAACGCGATGAAATCATACGACGCACGGAAGAAGCTGTCGAAAAAACAAATCAGCAATACCATAGGGGTCTAATTAGCCAAGGAGAACGCAAACAGAAGGTCTTGGAGTTGTGGACAAAAGCTTCTGAAGAAGTTGCAGAGGCTATTCTGGAAAATATCGACCGATTTAACCCGATATACATGATTACAGATTCCGGTGCTCGAGGTAGCCAAAGGCAGATAACGCAGCTTTCTGGTATGCGCGGATTGATGTCCGACCCATTTGGCAACTTAATTGAAGACCTTCCAATCAAGTCGAACTTCCACGAGGGTCTCTCAATCCTTGAGTACTTCATCTCGACCCACGGAGCACGCAAAGGCTTGGCAGACACAGCTCTTCGAACCGCAGACGCCGGCTATCTGACAAGACGGTTGGTGGATGTTGCGCAAGACGTGATTGTCCGAGCCGAAGACTGCGGTACAACCCAAGGCATATGGGTCAGCGAGATAATCGAAGAAGGCGATGTTGTCGAAACCCTAGCAGAGCGAATTCGCGGGCGATGTGCAATTGAGCCAATTATAGATCCAAACACAGGGGAAGTGCTCGTTGATGTAAATGAAGAAATCAGCGATGACATGGCCGACAGAATCGAAAAGCTAGGCATCAAAAAAGTGGGTATTCGGTCACCTCTAACCTGTGAGCTTCGCCA contains:
- the rpoC gene encoding DNA-directed RNA polymerase subunit beta'; this translates as MTDVSTFDKIRIAIASPDEIRAWSCGEVKKPETINYRTFKPERDGLFCERIFGPVKDWECHCGRYKKVKFKGIVCDRCGVEVTRSKVRRERMGHIELAAPVCHIWYLKGVPSPLSLILDISTKPLEKVIYFASYIVTHVDRALINSELDEIRAAVSAEIEAIKEAKDEAIASIRRSAAKEMKAAGEEEEGDSELSQKEIASQIRIEEEDAAARIDELMQSLKLLETIEKRQLITEDQYRSLERLLSMVSARTGKDLTGVVKAGLGAAAIKELLQEIDLEQLARELRQEIKNTQGPKRARAIKRLEVVEAFISSKTRPEWMILEVIPVISPELRPMVQLDGGRFATSDLNDLYRRIINRNNRLKKIIEIRAPESIINHEKRLLQEAVDALIDNGRRARPVVGSNNRPLKSLSDMLKGKEGRFRKNLLGKRVDYSGRSVIVVGPHLKLHQCGLPKEMALELFKPFVMKTLVEKQYTSNIKTAKRMIDRMKPEVWDALEEVIREHPVLLNRAPTLHRLGIQAFEPVLVDGKAIQIHPLVCHGFNADFDGDQMAVHVPLSATAQAEARVLMLSSHNLFLPADGHPVVAPIQDIVLGCYYLTQMADGEPPEEVFNVDEAILAYELGHLDLHAPIKVRVKDENGNSSIRVTTAGRLILNKILPEKLHNFDKVLNKKAVENLVAECHKHYGSDRTIQLLDDLKAIGFEYATRAGVTISMTDMDIPAKRDEIIRRTEEAVEKTNQQYHRGLISQGERKQKVLELWTKASEEVAEAILENIDRFNPIYMITDSGARGSQRQITQLSGMRGLMSDPFGNLIEDLPIKSNFHEGLSILEYFISTHGARKGLADTALRTADAGYLTRRLVDVAQDVIVRAEDCGTTQGIWVSEIIEEGDVVETLAERIRGRCAIEPIIDPNTGEVLVDVNEEISDDMADRIEKLGIKKVGIRSPLTCELRQGICAKCYGRDMAIGKPVEVGVAVGIIAAQSIGEPGTQLTMRTFHTGGVAGKYLTGVAEVKKKKQESLRELHDDIQRGLISLEEGIEGMETERVRAVQAVLKVLEDQVRGLLRVVELFEARKPKGQAIITEVGGKVVDIETKGLKRVVIHTKQPTENLSAIVGEVLAEDIIGEDGEVLYAAGTEITEKIAKRLKELGFETVTLRKTHLVPYRGNLEVNIGDELQPGDRLTEGPLDPHKVLELRGVRGVMDYLVREIQNVYKSQGVSINDKHIEVIVRQMLRKRKIRDAGDTKFLPGQIVDKFEFEDENARVRQLDPPGTEATADWVLLGITEASLATDSFLSAASFQKTTRVLTEAAVKGKRDNLVGLKENVIIGRLIPAGTGLPDYRAIEVEPAESKEAITAREVLSAQAFLPAGESATAESKSGESSSGEAEGEAEAAGAAI